The following coding sequences are from one Triticum dicoccoides isolate Atlit2015 ecotype Zavitan chromosome 4A, WEW_v2.0, whole genome shotgun sequence window:
- the LOC119284699 gene encoding histone H3.2, with protein sequence MARTKQTARKSTGGKAPRKQLATKAARKSAPATGGVKKPHRFRPGTVALREIRKYQKSTELLIRKLPFQRLVREIAQDFKTDLRFQSSAVSALQEAAEAYLVGLFEDTNLCAIHAKRVTIMPKDIQLARRIRGERA encoded by the coding sequence ATGGCCCGCACGAAGCAGACGGCGAGGAAGTCCACCGGCGGCAAGGCGCCGCGGAAGCAGCTGGCGACCAAGGCGGCGCGCAAGTCGGCCCCGGCCACCGGCGGCGTGAAGAAGCCGCACCGCTTCCGCCCCGGCACCGTCGCGCTCCGGGAGATCCGCAAGTACCAGAAGAGCACCGAGCTGCTCATCCGCAAGCTGCCCTTCCAGCGCCTGGTGCGGGAGATCGCGCAGGACTTCAAGACCGACCTCCGCTTCCAGAGCTCCGCCGTGTCCGCGCTCCAGGAGGCCGCCGAGGCCTACCTCGTGGGGCTGTTCGAGGACACCAACCTCTGCGCCATCCACGCCAAGCGCGTCACcatcatgcccaaggacatccagCTCGCCCGCCGCATCCGTGGCGAGAGGGCCTAG
- the LOC119284700 gene encoding histone H2B.1-like has product MAPKAEKKPAAKKPAEEEPAAEKAEKTPAGKKPKAEKRLPAGKKTASKEGGGEKRGRKKGKKSVETYKIYIFKVLKQVHPDIGISSKAMSIMNSFINDIFEKLAGEAAKLARYNKKPTITSREIQTSVRLVLPGELAKHAVSEGTKAVTKFTSS; this is encoded by the coding sequence ATGGCCCCCAAGGCGGAGAAGAAGCCGGCGGCGAAGAAGCCCGCGGAGGAGGAGCCCGCGGCGGAGAAGGCCGAGAAGACCcctgccgggaagaagcccaaggccgAGAAGCGGCTGCCGGCGGGCAAGAAGACCGCCTCCAAGGAGGGCGGCGGCGAGAAGAGGGGccggaagaagggcaagaagagcgtggagacctacaagatctacatcttcaaggtgctgaagcaggtgcacCCCGACATCGGCATCTCCTCCAAGGCCATGTCcatcatgaactccttcatcaacgACATCTTCGAGAAGCTCGCCGGCGAGGCCGCCAAGCTCGCCCGCTACAACAAGAAGCCCACCATCACCTCCCGGGAGATCCAGACCTCTGTCCGCCTCGTCCTCCCCGGGGAGCTCGCCAAGCACGCCGTCTCCGAGGGCACCAAGGCCGTCACCAAGTTCACCTCCTCTTAG